Proteins from one Candida orthopsilosis Co 90-125, chromosome 2 draft sequence genomic window:
- a CDS encoding Scy1 protein (S. cerevisiae homolog SCY1 localizes clathrin-coated vesicle): MLSSLGFKTGIRAAYNVSDNPSFVSEPWTVYPAKHKSSNRIVSVFIFDKSKFESQVHRMCQMSSLAANSSPKKVIKECYELIKFEVNQLSKLRHPQILTTLEPLEETKTKFIFATEAVVSDLNTVASKDLDELSIQKGLLQVAKGLQFIHNQCNIIHLNIQPSSIFINTQGDWKLAGFTFLKNLNEISPQERDNFFIMNTSSFIPFANLNLNFTAPELIVDPQPKLDFANDIWSFGMLIFYLYNYDECDSLINLHDTNSIQDYKHEFRKFESKFYSHRTSPTELRYILKKVPEKLYPLFPQLLARYPYDRLRLDQFIDSDFFNGTIIKAMWFIDEFTTKAIDEKLVFMRGLLEFDPTTQTDLIGQFPSAFRSSKILPLLIGQLINELTVLDETVAIDPNIDELISLSLEIVMAISKSLSALTFQDRVYNVLLKDSSSLSEKVYDVVFKDEAKSKKLKTFTKLINASVKTRLTLVKNLNVLQEKTNDKQFMSFIKTILDLVFTLAAKEQDQKEVQIELQEKFLDYIPNFTDKVDFSYMKNTFFPLLIKIFQATSVFSTKLKILNTFEKFVDARVIDKIIINEQFLPVTKSLKNREEEIVVRILKFFEKIVSNEDMNLDLKMLVDSIIPQCYTLAFECTDCDQKEFKSFMVIINKIQKAMMEKKLAQLPERHINGGTASGSEQGKVRGKPNFETLLESQAIKEPEKPETAPKSQVMQPTRKSSNSSRTATRSNTLNTARSKPTMTKPTPINLTQSTPLKFGATTTNNNNTTTSNLFDSLKSTYDRPAYHDNEGDDDFDDFQSANAINKIKSNNKINWTSEANKMKSLPTTPLSPTNNSKPPSMGNSTHNSSHVANNYPPGFNSSVLSPKGANMSPNRSNTTSPPQNKSGNTSGINADLLDLL; this comes from the coding sequence ATGTTGAGCAGTTTAGGCTTTAAAACTGGGATTAGAGCAGCTTACAATGTTCTGGATAACCCTTCGTTTGTTAGTGAACCATGGACGGTATACCCTGCCAAGCATAAGTCATCCAATAGAATAGTTTCCGTTTTCATATTTGATAAGCtgaaatttgaatcacAAGTTCATCGAATGTGTCAGATGTCATCATTGGCTGCAAATAGCAGCCCTAAAAAAGTAATTAAAGAATGTTATgagttgatcaaatttgaagtgaatcaattgagtaaattgAGACATCCACAAATATTGACTACTCTTGAACCATTGGAAGAGACAAAGACAAAGTTTATCTTTGCCACTGAAGCAGTTGTAAGTGATTTAAATACGGTGgcttcaaaagatttggatgaGTTGTCGATTCAAAAGGGGTTGTTACAAGTAGCCAAGGGGTTGCAATTTATTCATAATCAGTGTAATATAATTCATTTGAATATCCAGCCATCTTCCATATTTATCAACACTCAAGGTGATTGGAAATTAGCTGGTTTTACATTTTTAAAGAATCTTAATGAGATATCACCTCAAGAACGAGATAATTTCTTTATCATGAACACATCATCTTTTATTCCATTTGCAAAtctaaatttaaattttacAGCACctgaattgattgttgatcCTCAACccaaattggattttgcTAATGATATATGGTCGTTTGgaatgttgattttttatttatacAATTACGATGAATGTGATCTGTTGATTAACTTGCATGATACCAATAGCATTCAAGATTACAAACATGAATTTCGCAAATTTGAATCTAAATTCTACAGTCATCGAACTAGTCCTACTGAGTTGAGgtatattttgaagaaagtcCCGGAAAAATTGTACCCTTTGTTTCCTCAATTGCTTGCGAGGTACCCCTATGACAGATTAAGACTAGATCAATTCATAGACTCagatttcttcaatggcACCATTATTAAAGCCATGTGGtttattgatgagtttACAACAAAGGCAATTGATGAGAAATTGGTGTTTATGAGAGGATTACTTGAATTCGATCCGACAACACAAACTGACTTGATTGGCCAATTTCCTTCTGCATTTAGATCGCTGAAGATATTGCCGTTGTTAATTGGGCAATTGATTAACGAGTTGACTGTTTTGGACGAAACAGTGGCTATAGATCCCAATATCGACGAGTTGATTTCGTTGTCGTTGGAGATTGTTATGgcaatttccaaatcgtTATCAGCATTGACTTTCCAAGATAGGGTTTATAATGTATTATTAAAGGACAGCTCATCACTACTGGAAAAGGTCTatgatgttgttttcaAAGACGAGGCCAAAAgcaagaagttgaaaacattTACTAAGCTTATCAATGCATCAGTTAAGACAAGATTAACCTTGGTTAAGAACTTAAATGTGTTGCAAGAAAAAACCAATGACAAACAATTTATGAGTTTTATAAAGACAATATTGGATCTAGTTTTTACCCTAGCGGCGAAagaacaagatcaaaaagaagttCAAATAGAATTACAAgaaaaatttcttgattATATTCCCAATTTCACAGATAAGGTTGATTTTTCATACATGAAGAATACGTTTTTCCCATTATTGATTAAGATTTTCCAAGCAACATCAGTATTTTCCACGAAATTGAAGATCCTCaacacatttgaaaaatttgttgatgccAGAGttattgataaaataaTCATTAATGAGCAATTTCTCCCGGtgacaaaatcattaaagAATCGAGAAGAGGAAATTGTTGTACGAATTctcaaattttttgaaaaaattgtatcTAATGAAGATATGAAtttagatttgaaaatgcttgttgattcaatcaTACCACAATGTTATACTTTAGCTTTTGAATGTACTGATTGCGATCAAAAGGAGTTTAAATCATTCATGGTCATTATAAATAAGATTCAAAAGGCGATgatggaaaagaaattggcaCAATTACCGGAACGACATATTAATGGTGGAACTGCTAGTGGTAGTGAACAGGGAAAAGTGAGAGGTAAGCCTAATTTTGAGACATTATTGGAATCTCAAGCTATAAAAGAGCCAGAGAAGCCAGAAACTGCACCAAAGAGTCAAGTCATGCAGCCAACGAGGAAAAGCTCCAATTCGTCGCGTACTGCAACGAGACTGAATACACTAAATACAGCAAGATCTAAACCAACAATGACAAAGCCTACGCCCATAAATTTAACACAATCTACtccattgaaatttggagccaccaccaccaacaacaacaataccacCACCTCCAATCTATTTGATAGCTTGAAAAGTACCTATGATAGACCAGCTTATCATGACAATGAAGGTGATGACGACTTTGATGACTTTCAACTGGCCAATgcaatcaacaagatcaaatcaaataataaGATTAATTGGACATCAGAAGCgaacaagatgaagagtttaCCAACTACGCCATTAAGTCCAACTAACAATAGTAAACCACCTTCAATGGGTAATTCTACACACAATTCACTGCATGTTGCAAATAATTATCCTCCCGGGTTCAATTCTTCAGTGTTGTCGCCAAAGGGAGCCAATATGCTGCCTAACAGGTCGAATACAACGTCACCCCCACAGAATAAAAGTGGCAATACTAGTGGTATAAATGCTGATCTACTAGATCTATTGTAA